The following are encoded together in the Penicillium digitatum chromosome 3, complete sequence genome:
- a CDS encoding Glycogen debranching enzyme Gdb1, putative, translating to MASPRQVYLLPLKDDGSPDVPGGYIYLAPPPESGYVLRFIIEGTSSICRQGSLWVNIPEEGKAFERYSFREFRLQPNFNENIQIDIPVKSAGAFSFYTTFSPLPDFSVEEVSAPKLTPTPIHYIDVSPKLTFQGKDLPLNALSVFSVISKFMGQYPTDWDRHLRGIGQRNYNMVHFTPLMQRGASNSPYSIFDQLAFDSEFFPSGEDDIASLVAKMEKEYGLLTLTDVVWNHTAHNSKWLEEHPESGYSVETAPWLEAALVLDSALLKFSDSLQDIGLPTEFKTEEDLVTVMNAARTEAIDGTRLWEFYVLDVKSNVVKIMDEWKNANIDPALVKQNEMQQFKGWSLTQQANILRTIGIPSIKQVIGRFGRSVDPVFGAVALNVLFGDYDEGHTNLAEVEASLSQLLDEANLPFYKEYDADVDVIMDQLFNRIKYLRIEDHGPKMGPVTKENPLIETYFTRLPLNDVTKKHDPKALALVNNGWIWNADAMKDNAGPDSRAYLRREVIVWGDCVKLRYGSSPEDSPFLWDFMTQYTCLMAKYFNGFRIDNCHSTPLVVAEYLLDEARKVRPDLTVFAELFTGSEEADYVFVKRLGINALIREAMQAWSTEELSRLVHRHGGQPIGSFEMNLPSAGSSHAIASARSSETEEKITHIRPCPVPALFMDCTHDNELPAQKRDARDTLPNAALVAMCASATGSVMGYDEVYPKLIDLVHDTRQYVSFSSESESLVVGSGEGGIGSVKKLLNKLHTMMGAEGYDETHIHHDGEFITVHRVHPNTRKGIFLIAHTAFPGNESGAILAPTHIAGTSAKHIGSWQLEVDANDEAKAKVLADEKYLKGLPSHVYDIEGTKIEQNDREVKISVLDSLVPGSIALFETWIPGADHADGFENNLADGADNAFSELSLIDLNFVLYRCEAEEREYSDGQDGIYSIPKHEPMVYAGLQGWWSVLEDIIKYNQLGHPFCDHLREGQWALDYVICRMDKAASKAGYFALKKPAAWLREKFDAVRNLPNFLFPRYFAIILQVAYNAAWKRGIHLLGDNVRHGQEFIHQLAMVSVQQTGYVKSASLWPTKMVPSLAAGLPHFAVDWTRCWGRDIFISIRGLFLCTQRFDDAKEHIIAFASVIKHGMIPNLLSSGKLPRYNSRDSVWFFMQSIQDFIEMAPNGIDILHEKVPRRFLPYDDTWFPFDDSRAYSQSPALLECVQEVFQRHASGLSFREYNAGSDLDCLIFGGNQDNCGTWQDKMGESTKAGNKGFPGTPRDGAAIEITGLAYSALAWIARLHESKAYPHEGVDIGNGKKITFAGWARKIKDNFERCYFVPLDPSEDTLYDVDAKIVNRRGIYKDLYKSGKPYEDYQLRSNFPIAMSVAPELFTPAKALIALSIADSVIVGPVGMATLDPSDLNYRPNYINSDDSDDFATAKGRNYHQGPEWVWQRGYFLRALLYFDLLRRKTPEERTECFQQVTRRLDGCKKALRESPWKGLTELTNKAGEHCNDSSPTQSWSAGCLLDLYYDASRHS from the exons ATGGCCTCCCCACGTCAGGTCTACTTGCTTCCATTGAAGGATGACGGTTCTCCAGACGTACCTGGTGGATACATTTACCTGGCCCCGCCACCGGAATCTGGATACGTGCTTCGATTCATCATCGAGGGAACAAGCTCTATTTGCCGACAAGGTAGTCTCTGGGTGAACATTCCTGAGGAGGGAAAGGCCTTTGAACGCTACTCATTCCGGGAGTTCAG ACTGCAGCCCAACTTCAATGAGAACATTCAGATCGATATCCCCGTAAAATCTGCCGGAGCGTTTTCTTTCTACACAACATTTTCCCCGCTGCCAGATTTCTCAGTCGAGGAGGTATCAGCTCCAAAACTCACTCCGACACCTATTCACTACATTGATGTGTCGCCCAAACTCACTTTCCAAGGGAAAGACTTGCCGCTCAATGCACTCTCTGTTTTTTCGGTGATCTCAAAGTTCATGGGTCAATATCCCACGGACTGGGACAGACACCTTCGTGGAATTGGTCAGCGGAACTACAACATGGTTCATTTTACACCTCTCATGCAGCGTGGCGCGTCCAACTCGCCCTACAGTATTTTTGATCAATTGGCATTCGACAGCGAGTTTTTCCCTAGTGGAGAAGATGATATCGCCTCATTGGTCGCGAAGATGGAGAAAGAGTATGGCCTTCTCACGTTGACGGATGTGGTCTGGAATCACACAGCTCACAATAGCAAGTGGCTGGAAGAGCATCCCGAGTCTGGATACAGCGTGGAGACCGCGCCATGGCTGGAAGCAGCTCTTGTGCTGGATTCAGCGCTTTTAAAATTTAGCGATAGCCTGCAGGACATTGGTCTTCCGACGGAGTTcaaaacagaagaagacctGGTGACTGTCATGAATGCGGCACGAACGGAAGCCATTGATGGTACTCGTCTATGGGAGTTTTATGTTCTCGACGTAAAGAGTAACGTTGTGAAGATTATGGATGAATGGAAAAATGCAAACATCGATCCTGCGCTCGTCAAACAGAACGAAATGCAGCAGTTCAAAGGCTGGTCGCTCACACAACAAGCCAATATTCTCCGTACGATTGGAATACCATCCATCAAGCAGGTAATTGGACGGTTTGGCCGTTCCGTCGACCCAGTGTTTGGAGCAGTTGCTTTGAACGTTCTTTTTGGGGATTACGATGAGGGACACACCAACCTCGCCGAAGTTGAGGCCTCCTTGTCCCAGCTCCTCGATGAGGCCAACTTGCCATTCTACAAGGAGTATGATGCAGACGTTGACGTTATAATGGATCAACTGTTCAATCGCATCAAGTATCTCAGAATTGAGGATCATGGTCCCAAAATGGGTCCTGTCACCAAGGAAAACCCATTGATCGAGACTTACTTTACCCGCCTTCCTCTCAATGATGTCACGAAGAAGCACGACCCCAAAGCACTGGCTTTGGTCAATAATGGTTGGATCTGGAATGCTGATGCCATGAAAGATAATGCTGGGCCGGACTCCAGGGCCTACCTACGCCGTGAAGTTATTGTGTGGGGTGATTGCGTGAAGCTTCGATATGGATCCTCACCCGAAGATAGTCCTTTCCTCTGGGACTTTATGACGCAGTATACCTGCCTTATGGCCAAGTACTTTAATGGATTCCGAATTGACAATTGCCATTCGACGCCCCTAGTGGTTGCAGAATATTTGCTAGACGAAGCTCGCAAAGTTCGGCCTGACTTGACTGTGTTTGCAGAGCTCTTCACCGGCTCAGAGGAGGCCGACTATGTCTTCGTCAAACGATTGGGAATCAATGCTCTGATTCGCGAGGCCATGCAGGCTTGGAGCACAGAAGAGCTGAGTCGCCTAGTGCACCGTCATGGTGGTCAGCCGATCGGTAGCTTCGAGATGAATTTACCCTCTGCTGGCAGTAGTCATGCCATCGCGTCAGCTAGGTCTAGTGAGACTGAAGAGAAAATCACTCATATTCGGCCCTGTCCAGTGCCGGCCTTGTTCATGGACTGTACCCATGACAATGAGCTCCCTGCCCAGAAGCGCGACGCCAGGGATACTCTTCCAAATGCTGCCCTTGTGGCAATGTGTGCCTCCGCGACTGGAAGTGTGATGGGCTATGATGAGGTTTATCCCAAACTCATCGATCTCGTGCACGATACTCGACAATACGTCTCCTTCTCCTCTGAATCCGAAAGTCTGGTTGTTGGGTCTGGAGAGGGTGGGATCGGCAGTGTCAAGAAGCTTCTGAATAAACTCCACACTATGATGGGGGCTGAAGGCTATGACGAAACCCACATCCATCACGATGGTGAATTCATCACTGTCCACAGAGTCCATCCCAATACCAGAAAAGGTATCTTCTTGATTGCACACACTGCATTCCCCGGCAATGAGAGTGGGGCGATCCTCGCCCCCACTCATATTGCCGGTACCAGTGCCAAGCATATCGGATCGTGGCAGCTTGAGGTTGATGCCAACGATGAAGCAAAGGCGAAGGTCCTGGCCGATGAAAAGTACTTGAAGGGTCTTCCCAGTCATGTATATGACATAGAAGGCACCAAGATCGAGCAAAACGACAGAGAAGTCAAAATCTCTGTACTAGACTCTCTAGTTCCTGGTTCTATTGCTCTTTTTGAGACGTGGATTCCCGGCGCAGATCATGCCGATGGATTTGAAAACAACCTCGCCGATGGCGCGGACAACGCATTCTCTGAGCTCAGCTTGATTGATCTGAACTTTGTGCTATACCGGTGCGAagctgaagagagagagTATAGCGACGGCCAGGATGGCATTTACAGCATTCCAAAGCATGAGCCTATGGTCTATGCTGGTCTTCAGGGGTGGTGGAGTGTCCTTGAGGATATCATCAAGTACAATCAACTTGGCCACCCATTTTGTGATCATTTGCGAGAGGGTCAGTGGGCTTTGGATTACGTTATTTGTCGCATGGACAAGGCGGCTTCCAAGGCAGGATATTTTGCCTTGAAAAAGCCTGCTGCATGGCTTCGTGAAAAGTTCGACGCTGTCCGCAACTTGCCCAACTTTCTTTTCCCGAGGTATTTCGCTATCATTCTGCAGGTTGCGTACAATGCTGCCTGGAAGAGAGGTATTCATCTCCTTGGAGACAATGTGCGGCATGGCCAGGAATTTATTCATCAATTGGCCATGGTAAGCGTGCAACAAACTGGCTATGTCAAATCCGCATCTTTGTGGCCCACCAAGATGGTCCCCAGTCTTGCGGCTGGACTGCCTCATTTTGCCGTTGACTGGACTAGATGCTGGGGAAGAGATATTTTCATCTCTATCCGTGGCTTGTTCCTTTGCACTCAACGCTTTGACGATGCCAAGGAGCATATCATTGCTTTTGCGAGTGTAATTAAGCATGGCATGATTCCCAATCTGCTGAGCAGCGGAAAATTGCCAAGATACAATTCTCGGGACTCTGTCTGGTTCTTCATGCAATCTATCCAGGACTTCATTGAAATGGCACCCAACGGCATTGATATCTTGCATGAGAAAGTCCCAAGGCGATTCTTGCCTTATGACGATACTTGGTTCCCCTTCGATGATTCTCGGGCATACTCTCAGTCCCCGGCTCTTCTCGAATGCGTCCAGGAAGTGTTCCAAAGACACGCTTCTGGATTGTCTTTCAGGGAATACAACGCCGGTTCTGATCTTGATT GTCTGATATTCGGTGGCAATCAGGATAACTGTGGTACCTGGCAAGACAAGATGGGAGAAAGTACTAAGGCTGGAAACAAGGGTTTCCCCGGAACCCCCCGCGATGGTGCCGCTATTGAGATTACCGGTCTCGCCTACAGCGCTCTGGCGTGGATAGCACGTCTCCATGAATCCAAGGCCTATCCCCATGAGGGCGTAGATATCGGCAATGGCAAGAAGATCACTTTTGCCGGGTGGGCCCGCAAAATCAAGGACAACTTCGAGAGGTGCTACTTTGTCCCCCTTGATCCCAGTGAAGATACTCTGTACGACGTGGATGCGAAAATCGTCAACCGCCGAGGAATCTACAAGGACTTGTACAAGTCTGGTAAGCCCTACGAAGACTACCAGCTCCGTTCCAACTTCCCTATAGCAATGTCTGTTGCTCCAGAGCTATTCACGCCCGCAAAGGCTCTCATTGCTCTATCAATTGCCGACTCCGTAATCGTGGGCCCCGTAGGCATGGCGACACTGGACCCATCCGATCTCAACTACCGTCCTAACTACATCAACTCCGATGACTCCGATGACTTTGCGACTGCCAAAGGTCGTAATTACCATCAGGGTCCGGAGTGGGTCTGGCAACGCGGTTACTTCCTCCGTGCTTTGTTGTATTTCGATCTCCTGCGTCGAAAGACGCCCGAGGAACGGACTGAATGCTTCCAGCAAGTCACCCGACGACTTGATGGTTGCAAGAAGGCATTGCGGGAGAGCCCTTGGAAGGGGCTAACAGAATTGACGAACAAAGCTGGAGAGCATTGTAATGATTCG TCTCCCACCCAATCCTGGTCTGCTGGATGTCTGCTTGACCTTTACTATGACGCATCGAGGCATTCTTAG
- a CDS encoding Calcium permeable stress-gated cation channel 1, with translation MSLTASAASAVFTLLADKPDDERKRRWEDQLKEQRDLYTQFVISSALGLSAFLTFCILRPKWTELYAARRRQRNAASQLPELPDTLFGWIPVLYRISEDEVLQSAGLDAYVFLSFFKFAIRFLLAVFIFAVAIILPMHYKYTGQYGVPGWDNVPENQTMSRTGGNEKEKPVTDPVYLWIYVLFAYVFSGLAIYMLLDETKLIIRTRQTYLGNQTSTTDRTIRLSGIPNDLGNEHKIKEFVEGLRVGNVESITVCRQWRELDELIDERMKVIRELERAWTKYMGYKRPKSCENTMPLTEQQPRCADDEWSRLLPRHESEDILGYSNERPKVRIWYGPFKLRSRMIDAIDYYEEKLRKIDEHIQNAREKEYLTTEIAFVTMESIAASQMLVQAILDPHPMQMFARLAPAPADVIWKNTYLPRTRRMIQSWSITFIIAFLTVFWSVLLVPIASLLELKTLETIVPQLAEFLQEHPIIKSLVQTGLPTLAFSLLTVGVPYMYEWLSNNQGMVSRGDVELSVISKNFFFSFFNLFLLFTVFGTASGFYGFWESLRDAFKDSTTIALALANSLEGLAPFYINLLILQSLGIFPFRLLEFGSVALYPFHFLSARTPREYAELSAPPKFSYGLSIPQTILVLVICVVYSVFPSSWLICLFGLIYFTVGKFIYKYQLLYAMDHQQHSTGRAWPMICNRVFLGLLVHQLAMIGVLALRRAITRSLLLVPLLGFTVWFSYWFGRTYVPLMKFIALKSINRDQPGGGDISPSRSMTLSPPSGLDRDSLSIRIGGQDLGLRLKKYVNPSLIIPLHAPWLPGRHPVRSNGNGASDFEAHQRPNI, from the exons ATGTCTCTTACGGCATCAGCGGCCTCCGCCGTGTTTACTTTGCTTGCTGACAAGCCCGATGACGAACGCAAGAGGCGGTGGGAAGATCAGTTAAAAGAACAGCGCGATCTGTACACGCAGTTTGTTATTAGTTCTGCGCTGGGTCTAAGTGCCTTTTTGACATTCTGT ATCTTGCGACCAAAATGGACCGAGCTGTACGCCGCGCGACGACGACAAAGAAATGCTGCTTCTCAGTTACCTGAGCTTCCGGACACCCTTTTCGGTTGGATTCCCGTTCTCTATCGGATTTCAGAAGATGAAGTGCTGCAGTCTGCCGGCCTAGATGCATATGTG TTCTTGTCTTTCTTCAAGTTTGCGATCCGATTTCTCTTGGCTGTCTTTATATTCGCTGTTGCGATCATCCTTCCTATGCACTACAAATACACCGGCCAATATGGAGTTCCCGGCTGGGACAACGTCCCTGAAAATCAGACTATGAGTCGAACTGGTGgaaacgaaaaagaaaaaccagTTACAGACCCTGTATATCTTTGGATTTATGTGTTGTTTGCATATGTCTTCAGTGGCTTGGCCATCTACATGCTTCTTGATGAGACAAAATTAATCATCCGCACCCGGCAAACCTATCTTGGGAATCAGACCAGCACAACTGATCGCACCATTCGCTTGTCCGGGATCCCCAATGACTTGGGGAACGAACACAAAATCAAAGAATTTGTGGAAGGCCTGCGAGTGGGCAATGTCGAGAGTATTACCGTTTGCCGTCAGTGGCGCGAGTTGGACGAATTAATTGACGAGAGAATGAAAGTCATACGGGAACTTGAGAGAGCATGGACAAAATACATGGGATACAAGCGCCCAAAGAGCTGTGAAAACACAATGCCGCTGACCGAGCAACAACCTCGTTGTGCAGACGATGAATGGTCGAGGCTCCTGCCCAGACACGAGAGCGAGGATATCTTGGGCTATTCGAACGAAAGACCCAAAGTTCGCATCTGGTATGGTCCATTCAAGCTTCGTTCCCGAATGATCGATGCAATTGATTACTATGAGGAAAAGCTGCGGAAGATTGATGAACATATCCAAAACGCCCGAGAGAAAGAATATCTTACTACCGAGATTGCTTTCGTCACTATGGAGTCCATCGCCGCATCTCAAATGCTTGTTCAGGCGATACTTGATCCACACCCTATGCAAATGTTCGCTCGACTTGCGCCGGCGCCAGCAGATGTTATTTGGAAGAATACTTACTTGCCTCGTACTCGACGGATGATTCAGTCCTGGTCGATCACCTTTATCATTGCATTCCTCACCGTGTTTTGGTCTGTGCTCTTGGTTCCTATTGCCTCATTGCTGGAGCTGAAGACTCTCGAGACGATCGTTCCCCAGCTGGCAGAGTTCCTCCAGGAGCATCCGATTATCAAGTCGTTGGTTCAAACAGGACTGCCTACCCTCGCATTCTCGCTGTTGACGGTGGGTGTGCCTTATATGTATGAGT GGCTCTCGAATAACCAAGGAATGGTGTCACGTGGTGATGTGGAACTATCTGTCATCTCCAAgaacttcttcttctcgttctTCAATCTGTTCCTCCTGTTCACTGTGTTTGGAACAGCAAGTGGTTTCTATGGGTTCTGGGAAAGTCTTCGGGATGCATTCAAAGATTCCACAACGATTGCCCTCGCATTGGCCAATTCCCTTGAAGGCCTGGCCCCATTCTACATCAACCTGTTGATTCTCCAGAGCTTGGGCATTTTTCCCTTCCGACTCCTCGAATTTGGAAGTGTCGCACTATACCCCTTCCACTTCCTGTCGGCCCGTACGCCGCGGGAATATGCGGAGCTGTCAGCTCCTCCCAAGTTTAGCTATGGACTTTCCATCCCGCAAACCATCTTGGTATTGGTTATCTGTGTGGTTTACAGTGTGTTCCCGAGCTCGTGGCTGATATGCCTATTCGGCCTGATCTACTTCACAGTCGGCAAATTTATCTACAAATACCAATTACTGTACGCCATGGATCACCAGCAGCATTCCACTGGCCGCGCATGGCCGATGATCTGCAACCGTGTATTCCTGGGGCTGTTGGTTCACCAGCTAGCCATGATTGGTGTTCTGGCTCTGCGCCGAGCCATCACCCGATCGCTACTCCTGGTGCCACTTCTAGGCTTTACCGTTTGGTTTTCATACTGGTTTGGTCGTACATACGTGCCGTTGATGAAGTTTATTGCCCTCAAGAGTATCAACCGAGACCAGCCAGGTGGTGGCGACATCTCCCCGTCGCGTTCAATGACCCTCTCACCGCCATCTGGTCTGGATCGTGATAGCCTTTCGATACGTATTGGCGGACAAGATCTCGGATTGCGACTAAAGAAGTATGTTAACCCGAGCTTGATTATCCCGCTGCATGCTCCCTGGCTGCCCGGTCGCCACCCCGTCCGTAGCAATGGAAATGGCGCGTCCGATTTCGAGGCTCATCAGAGACCGAACATTTGA
- a CDS encoding Cyclin-like F-box yields the protein MESTPLTQLPQDCWLLMLECLPQRDLNNLSLVSRDTRVSAEPFLYRSIHWDWKQPPIHKILLLLRTLSERPDLADCIWHVSLVWWDVESQRTEVSIPKGILDWAKSMLQFRPTLRWARKVVRDAKFPTRFETKWICRLFDGDAYAYATLLVSQLHSLRSLRLDFSFVLEGGFPGEMLHHALFGNVPPGTLSQFSKLEMADYGSNFPLKQFRDGVNLGKTYQFIPWFHLPSLKTLEIWLYKIEGICNFPGEMPKRLLNLPNLRSLVVAKTLVLPGDITTLLCQLPYLESLHVGMAYKCRTTAEFLKEPECLLRSLETSGQAIKHLSISMELLPCCAESFRLRAMDEVGQPFHGILKKFPNLRTASLPLNFLIGWDTTAYKLRDVLPSTLEALHIRADLWQTSTQVEFEMEALEALESLMRHKQRGSHPSLRTFSYQGQNEYNDNELAALGFQDDFKFSYLIKREAMGLFCHRQGYKLFSQYGDCTPGFMTRGVTLVDNVVYRLPWPFVRVDDLPASVPRHSRTTSILSSDQ from the coding sequence ATGGAGTCAACACCCCTCACTCAACTCCCTCAGGACTGCTGGCTGCTGATGCTAGAGTGTCTGCCGCAACGGGACTTGAACAACCTATCACTAGTTTCTCGCGACACTCGTGTTTCAGCTGAGCCTTTCCTGTATCGATCAATCCACTGGGACTGGAAGCAACCCCCGATTCACAAAATCTTGCTCCTCCTCCGGACTCTCTCCGAGCGACCAGATTTAGCTGACTGCATCTGGCATGTCAGTTTGGTATGGTGGGATGTGGAATCCCAGAGAACAGAGGTTTCAATCCCCAAAGGAATTCTTGACTGGGCCAAGTCAATGCTACAGTTTAGGCCCACATTGAGATGGGCCCGGAAGGTTGTTCGAGACGCGAAATTTCCGACAAGATTCGAAACAAAGTGGATCTGTCGACTGTTTGATGGAGACGCCTACGCCTACGCCACACTGCTAGTCTCGCAACTTCACAGCCTTCGCAGTCTTCGACTAGACTTTTCATTCGTGCTTGAAGGGGGCTTCCCTGGTGAGATGTTGCATCATGCTCTCTTCGGCAACGTACCCCCTGGCACATTGAGCCAGTTCTCAAAATTGGAAATGGCCGACTATGGAAGTAATTTCCCTCTCAAGCAGTTCCGCGACGGTGTCAACCTTGGCAAAACCTATCAATTCATCCCCTGGTTTCACCTTCCTTCCTTGAAGACTCTCGAGATATGGCTCTATAAAATAGAGGGGATTTGCAACTTCCCTGGGGAGATGCCAAAAAGACTCTTGAATTTGCCAAATCTGCGCAGTCTTGTTGTTGCCAAGACACTTGTTTTGCCTGGGGACATCACCACACTACTATGTCAATTACCATATCTGGAGTCCTTGCACGTGGGCATGGCCTACAAATGCCGGACAACAGCCGAGTTTCTCAAAGAGCCCGAGTGCCTCCTTCGGTCCTTAGAAACTTCAGGTCAAGCGATCAAGCATCTTTCTATCAGCATGGAGTTGCTCCCATGTTGTGCAGAAAGCTTCCGTCTGCGTGCGATGGATGAAGTTGGTCAGCCTTTTCATGGCATTTTGAAGAAGTTTCCCAATCTGAGAACTGCCTCTCTACCGCTCAACTTTCTCATCGGCTGGGACACAACAGCCTACAAACTTCGAGATGTACTGCCATCCACTCTTGAAGCCCTTCATATAAGGGCTGATCTCTGGCAAACCTCAACCCAGGTTGAATTCGAAATGGAAGCGCTCGAGGCATTAGAGTCATTGATGAGACACAAACAGCGTGGCTCTCACCCTTCTCTTAGAACTTTCTCCTACCAAGGACAGAATGAGTACAATGATAATGAACTCGCTGCTCTGGGCTTCCAGGACGATTTTAAGTTCTCCTACTTGATTAAGCGGGAAGCAATGGGTCTATTCTGTCACAGGCAAGGGTACAAATTGTTCTCTCAATATGGTGACTGCACACCTGGTTTCATGACAAGAGGTGTGACTTTGGTAGACAACGTCGTTTACCGGCTGCCTTGGCCATTCGTTAGGGTCGATGACCTCCCTGCGAGCGTTCCTCGACATTCAAGAACCACGTCCATCTTATCATCGGATCAGTAG
- a CDS encoding F-box domain protein, whose amino-acid sequence MPALRPSSQDYARQVSPNASITHNKRSSTRSLPSVLNKSQTEYLSRGQRLSKCNLTSKVSPSAANVAPTEILLEIFSMLTPRDFDNARRTCSQWMRVSLNPRLLESMLKRAGWWDAWLQDRQTARISVLDESDAWRMSRRLATECLLSGRKVNVEKTGFLTTAVVDFSSLSDSTRKKSHRTRLHPGLQMIEGKGSEASTFSISRCSNYLLVTTGCMIFIYFLLGRKSRTSITDFNEGHLALVSRISCPFDVISATIDTSRPQFTIAALLCNRVGMVCNLDMAWATELATKGSHSNGKRATSSRHFFYDICTVETPPRTVALYPGRQIVAFGCAAGIEIHSVNDTKRNEQRKHFALPQPSEILHFLPSSPETPSELRLISSLSGPGLHECQCPPSPSPSYSSLTSSPKLDSKNNQFHFLADIQSFSRRCIPHAPSRSFVRATHCHHYRAVPINDGFHIMFIEPRTNLLCIGTDAPIGGPANLTRAFVCIPPPFSNQDGHIKTPPPSPSPSNTTPPPTDLPVPTTFTAGSDLRWGLRIVAAYDDRLVLYSIPSDVFNVIRKERERQGAGIMGASDLALGWYVDSERPHNRRESLVQNQNGDWEFLLSVAYRPMAMMWPFKIYGKEIGSVKGTVELALQSSGGGVRVWAFGKDGKGTVLDVDTGDAPTRSLGVGSDGGLEDLGIVQRAGLGELQGSRKRKFEEVRTGFVGQYGAGRYPAGVDVKPCAAGVHGIHQDPSVRRSSFAACIIDFKTPLY is encoded by the coding sequence ATGCCGGCGTTGCGGCCTTCGAGTCAAGACTATGCCCGTCAGGTCTCTCCAAATGCCTCCATCACGCACAACAAACGAAGCTCAACGAGGTCACTACCTTCAGTTTTGAATAAGTCTCAGACAGAATACTTGTCACGGGGCCAACGGCTCTCAAAATGCAATTTGACGAGCAAAGTGTCCCCTTCCGCGGCAAATGTTGCACCAACAGAAATCCTGTTGGAGATTTTCTCCATGCTGACACCACGGGACTTCGACAATGCCCGGCGGACATGCTCACAGTGGATGCGGGTGAGCCTTAATCCCAGGCTACTTGAGAGCATGCTGAAAAGAGCAGGATGGTGGGATGCATGGCTGCAAGACCGCCAAACGGCACGCATCTCCGTGTTAGATGAGAGCGATGCCTGGAGAATGAGCCGCCGCTTGGCGACAGAATGTCTCCTTTCGGGGCGAAAGGTGAATGTCGAGAAGACGGGTTTTTTGACTACCGCCGTGGTAGACTTTTCAAGTCTGTCTGATTCTACAAGAAAAAAATCCCACCGCACTCGACTTCATCCCGGTTTACAGATGATCGAAGGCAAAGGGTCCGAGGCATCAACTTTCAGCATTAGCAGGTGCAGCAACTATCTGCTCGTAACAACAGGCTGTATGATATTCATATATTTTCTTTTGGGTCGAAAGTCTAGGACATCTATAACAGACTTCAACGAAGGTCATTTGGCGCTTGTCTCGCGCATCTCGTGTCCGTTTGATGTTATCTCAGCCACCATCGACACCAGCAGGCCCCAATTTACCATCGCTGCATTGCTTTGCAATCGCGTTGGCATGGTCTGTAACTTGGATATGGCTTGGGCCACAGAATTAGCCACCAAAGGGTCTCATTCCAATGGCAAAAGGGCTACCTCTTCCCGTCACTTTTTCTATGACATCTGCACAGTGGAAACCCCACCCCGAACAGTTGCTCTCTATCCCGGCCGGCAGATAGTCGCCTTCGGCTGCGCCGCGGGCATCGAAATTCACAGCGTGAACGATACAAAACGCAATGAACAACGCAAACACTTCGCCCTCCCTCAACCCTCCGAAATCCTTCATTTCCTCCCAAGTAGTCCCGAAACACCTAGCGAGCTACGTCTCATTTCTTCACTATCAGGACCAGGCTTGCACGAATGCCAATGTCCTCCTTCACCCTCCCCGTCATATTCATCCTTAACATCATCACCAAAACTCGACTCGAAAAACAACCAATTCCATTTCCTGGCAGATATCCAGTCCTTTAGTCGCCGCTGCATTCCCCATGCCCCATCCCGCAGCTTCGTTCGCGCAACACACTGTCACCACTATCGCGCAGTCCCCATCAACGACGGTTTCCATATCATGTTCATTGAGCCACGCACAAACCTACTATGCATCGGCACCGACGCCCCAATTGGCGGGCCAGCAAACTTAACCCGCGCATTCGTCTGCATTCCGCCACCTTTCTCAAACCAAGACGGGCATATCAAGACACCACCCCCATCCCCATCCCCCTCAAACACAACTCCGCCTCCAACAGACCTCCCAGTGCCAACAACCTTCACCGCGGGCTCCGACCTCCGCTGGGGTCTCCGTATTGTAGCAGCCTATGACGATCGCCTCGTGCTATACTCTATTCCCTCGGACGTATTCAACGTGATCCGCAAAGAGCGTGAACGCCAAGGTGCCGGAATTATGGGCGCCAGCGATCTCGCGCTCGGCTGGTACGTTGATTCAGAGCGGCCCCATAACCGGCGTGAGAGTCTGGTGCAGAACCAGAATGGGGATTGGGAGTTTCTTTTGTCTGTCGCGTATCGGCCTATGGCTATGATGTGGCCGTTTAAGATCTATGGCAAAGAGATCGGGTCTGTAAAGGGGACTGTGGAGCTTGCTTTGCAGTCTTCGGGGGGTGGAGTGAGGGTTTGGGCTTTTGGAAAGGATGGGAAAGGTACGGTCTTGGATGTTGATACTGGTGATGCCCCTACTCGGTCTCTTGGTGTTGGTTCGGATGGGGGATTGGAGGACCTCGGTATCGTTCAGAGGGCTGGTCTGGGTGAGCTGCAGGGTTCGAGGAAACGGAAGTTCGAGGAAGTGAGGACTGGGTTTGTGGGTCAATATGGTGCTGGTCGCTATCCGGCTGGAGTGGATGTCAAGCCTTGTGCTGCTGGTGTTCATGGGATACATCAGGATCCGTCTGTTCGACGTTCATCTTTTGCAGCTTGCATCATAGACTTTAAAACTCCCTTGTATTAA